The proteins below are encoded in one region of Etheostoma spectabile isolate EspeVRDwgs_2016 unplaced genomic scaffold, UIUC_Espe_1.0 scaffold00002540, whole genome shotgun sequence:
- the LOC116675982 gene encoding uncharacterized protein LOC116675982, whose amino-acid sequence MPDGSEASMSCIESSCDGYIPPKNSIRGSSSEGSQDLTNKVPLVKQKKPKKTYKRKTFASTKRSESEHSDTSLENVSVLKQRKRKIGGRVHSKRHHCLYCPMQCHRMARHLVRKHSNQSAVAKAISFPLNSKERKLHFRLIQNKGNHAHNNEVLKNGRGTLIPSYQTKEPVNASDYMHCIYCEALLKRKSLWRHVSRCKLSRNCSTTKPGQSRVQSLCAFAQPVPDGVSKKVWQLTNAMQQDEVTNIIKEEKSILRFGEHLYVKLGHDNTKHVYIRQKMREIGRLVRQAQNAGRLKHMEDFYVPSNFNSVVEAVRELAGFHEHSNSYKTPSLALKLGHSLKKIADILQCEAQMAESDNEEFLKNLERSRSIYEKKWDVCVSPCALQTLKEGRQTTSLDQNQINPEEEVPEAVESDLSETEAQESSFNSRSSGSLRSKKRQPMTDESDDDIAPTGSSTPKRKMLAVDSDDDPKTGPVPSTSKKMEAESERSDPKTETSKKRGWSPAEVQAVEKR is encoded by the exons ATGCCTGATGGATCAGAAGCCTCTATGAGCTGCATTGAAAGCAGTTGTGATGGATATATTCCGCCAAAAAACTCAATACGTGGAAGTAGTTCAGAGGGATCTCAGGATCTTACAAACAAGGTTCCATTGGTTAAACAAAAGAAGCCAAAGAAGACGtacaaaagaaagacatttgcCAGTACTAAGAGATCAGAAAGTGAACACTCTGACACAAGCCTGGAAAATGTGTCAGTACTGAAGCagcgaaaaagaaaaattggtgGCAGAGTACACAGTAAGAGGCATCATTGTCTGTACTGTCCCATGCAGTGCCATAGAATGGCAAGACATTTAGTCCGAAAACACAGCAATCAATCAGCTGTAGCAAAGGCAATCAGTTTTCCTTTGAACTCAAAAGAACGAAAACTGCATTTTCGCCTAATTCAAAATAAAGGAAACCATGCTCATAATAATGAGGTATTGAAAAATGGTAGGGGGACATTGATCCCAAGTTATCAAACTAAGGAACCAGTGAATGCAAGTGACTACATGCACTGCATTTACTGTGAAGCTTTGCTTAAAAGAAAGTCCTTATGGAGGCACGTGTCCAGGTGCAAACTTTCACGAAACTGTAGCACAACAAAACCAGGCCAAAGTCGGGTCCAATCACTCTGTGCCTTTGCACAACCCGTCCCAGATGGTGTTAGCAAAAAGGTTTGGCAGCTGACAAATGCAATGCAACAAGATGAAGTCACAAACATCATCAAAGAGGAGAAAAGCATTTTGAGATTTGGAGAACATTTGTATGTAAAGCTTGGACATGACAACACCAAACATGTGTACATTAGACAAAAAATGCGAGAAATAGGAAGACTTGTTCGACAAGCACAGAATGCTGGCAGACTGAAACATATGGAGGACTTCTATGTACCTTCCAACTTCAACTCTGTGGTTGAAGCAGTACGAGAGCTGGCTGGCTTTCATGAACACAGCAACAGCTACAAAACTCCGTCCTTGGCCTTAAAACTGGGTCATAGTCTCAAGAAGATTGCAGATATACTTCAGTGTGAAGCACAGATGGCAGAGTCTGACAATGAGGAATTTCTGAAGAATCTGGAGAGGAGCCGGAGTATTTATGAGAAAAAGTGGGATGTATGTGTGTCACCTTGTGCCCTACAGACTCTTAAAGAGGGGAGACAGACCACGAGCCTGGACCAAAACCAAATCAATCCTGAAG AGGAAGTACCAGAGGCTGTGGAAAGCGATCTCTCAGAGACAGAGGCACAGGAGTCATCTTTCAACTCTAGGTCATCAG GCTCATTGAGATCTAAAAAAAGACAGCCAATgactgatgagtctgatgatgACATTGCACCCACAG GATCTTCAACACCTAAGAGAAAAATGCTAGCTGTTGACAGTGATGATGACCCTAAAACTG